DNA from Flavobacteriales bacterium:
CGGATGTTCATGCCGGCGTTGTTCACCAGGATATCCAAGGCGTCCCAGCGTTCGCGAACGGCATCGACGATTCGTGCCCGGCCTTGTGCGTCGGTCACGTCCGCTTCCACACAGTCCGCGTGCCCATCGCTCCTGCGGGCTGCATAAACCACCTCCGCTCCCAGGTCACGCAGTTCCTGCACGGTGGCCGCGCCGATGCCGCGCGTGCCGCCCGTGACCAGCGCGCGCTTGCCTTTCAGGTTCCAGTTTCTCATGGTTGCGAAGATCGCCGACCGAGCAGCGCCTCCAGAACCACCGCCAGCACCACCACGATCGCCGGCGCGATCAGGTTGTACCACAGGAAGGCGATCTGGATCTCGGAGAAGTGGATGGTCAGGATCACCGCCTGCGCCACCAGCGCCGCGATGAACACCGCCGTACCGCCCACCCGCTTCAGGAAGAAGGCCACCAGGAAGATGCCCAGGATGGTGCCGTAGAACAGGGAACCGATGATGTTCACCGCCTGGATGAGGTTCTCGAAGAGCGAGAACAGCGCCGCGAAGGCCAGCGCCAGCAAGCCGAATAGCACCGTGGCCCATTTGGTGGCGCGCACCTGCTCGCCATCCGTGCGTTCCTTCTTCACCACGTCCACCACGCTCGTCGTGGCCAGCGCGCTCAGCTCCGCGCTGGTGCTGCTCATGCCCGCACTGAAGATCATGGCCAGCAGCAGCCCGATGATCCCGATGGGCATGTGGTCCATGATGAAGGTGATGAAGATGTAGTCCTTGTCGTTGGCCTCGGCAGTGGGGAGCGTGGCCTTCACCTCGGCGCGGTAGGCTTCGCGCAGGCGCTTGTCCTCAGCCAGGGCGGTTGACAGTTGTTCGTTGTCCGTGGGCTCGCCGGCGCGGTGGGCGGTCACCCATTCATTGGCGGCAATGCTGATCTCGGCGGCATTGGTGGCATGTTGTGCTTGCACCTCGGTAGGTCGACCCATTGGGTCGACGCTACGGGTGTTTCGATCGGGCGTCGCATTTCCATCATCTGATCGTCTGATCATCTGATCGCCCGCATTGAGCGAAGTCGAAATGTCTGATCGCATCGCCTCCACGTTCGCGCTGTTCCAATGCACGGGCGCCGCATTGAACAGGTAGAACACGAACACCAGCACGCCCGTGAGCAGGATGAAGAACTGCATGGGGACCTTCAGCAGCGCGTTCATCCACAACCCGCGTTGCGCTTGCTGCACGTTCTGTCCGCTGAGGTAGCGCTGCACCTGGCTCTGGTCGGTGCCGAAATAGGCCAGCTGCAGGAAGAAGCCGCCGATGAGGCCGCTCCACAGCGTGTACTTGTTGCTCGGGTCGAAGCTGGTGTCGATCACATCCGTCTTGCCGAGCGCGCTGGCCAGCTGCAGGCTCTCCACGAAGCCGATGTGCTCGCGCAAGTACCACACCACCAGCCCGAAGGCCACGAAGAGCCCACCGAAGATCACGGCCATCTGCTGCTTGTGCGTCACGCCCACGGCCTTGGCGCCGCCGGTGGTGGTGTAGAGGATCACCAGCGTGCCGATGAAGACGCAGGTCCAGCTGAGCGGCCAGTGCAGCACCTTGCTGAGGATGATGCTGGGCGCGTAGATGGTGATGCCGGCCGCCAGTCCGCGCTGGATGAGGAAGAGCCCCGCCGTGAGCAGCCGCGTACGCGCATCGAAGCGCTTGCCGATGAACTCGTAGGCGGTGTACACCTTCCACTTGTAATACAGCGGGATGAACACGCGGTTGATCACCAGCATGGCCAGCGGCAGCCCGAAGTAGAACTGCACGAAGCCGAGCCCGTCGAGGTAGCCCTGACCCGGTGTGCTCAGGAAGGTGATCGCGCTGGCTTGCGTGGCCATGACACTGAGCCCGACTGCCCACCAGCGCTCATCGCCGCCGCCGCGCAGGTAGCTCTCGCTGCCGGTCTCCCGCCGCGTGCGCCACACGCCATAGCCCACGATGAAGCCGAGGGTGCCGAGGAGGATGGTCCAGTCGAGCCAGTGCATGGGTCACGAGGTGAATGGGAGTTGGTGAATGGCGAATGGTGAATGCCAGCTCTGCCGCCATTCACCATTGACCATTCGCCATTCACTTTGCATTTGTACTCCGCGGCGATATCAGATTCGCAAAAAACCGATACGCTCCCGGCACCCCCGCGGGCAACTGCCGGAAGAAGCTGATGCCCGTGTAGATGAAGCGTCCTTTGCCGTGATCGCAGGTGATGAGGCCGCCGGTGAGCGGTTGTTCGCCGGGATCGTTCCACGCGATGAGCGGGGTGTAGTTGGTTCCGAACTCGCCGGCGAAGTAGAGGCCGCGTTCCTGCACCCAGCCCTCAAAGTCGGCAGCGGTGATGGCGTTCGGTGTGGTAAGCAGCGGGTGCTTGGGATCGAGGAAGGTGGGCGGCGCCTCCTCCACGGTCACGCGGTCTCGGGTGATCTTGAAGGGGTGGGGGCCGAGCGTACTGGGATCGATCTGGAAATCCTCCACACCGGAGACGGCGAAGCGCGGTGTGGTGTTGTACTGCACCACCAGCGTACCGCCTTGCTCCACGTATTGGAGCAGCAGCGGGTGCAGCTCCTTCATGCCCTTGGTGGCGTTGTAGGCGCGGATGCCGGTGACGATGGCGTCGTACTTCTTGAGTTCTTCCAGCTTCGCGGTGGAAGGCTCTATGTACTCGACAACCACACCGAGCTGCTCCAGGGCCTGCGGCACCTCATCGCCGGCGCCCTTCACGTAGCCCACGCGTTTGGCGGTGGTAGATGCGTCCTGACGTAAGACCTTGACCTCTGCGGGGGTGTAGTATACTTGGGGCATGATGTGCGGGTAGTCTATTTCGTGCAAGGTGCGATCGGCCCTGCCCTTGGGGCCTACGAATTCGAACCTCGCAATACTCACTTCTTCTTCGTTAGTCCAGTGGTCTTCGTGAAACAGCTTGAATGAGAAGCTCTGCCGATCTCCTCGCTTGGGAATGTTGACAACCTTCAAGTCTTTTGTTGTTGTCCAACTTCCTGGCAAGGCAATGTTCAACTGTCCGAAAAGACTGTCAGTCAGTGCTTCAACCTCTACAACTATCTCGGCTGCAGCGGTTGTCTCTCCACTTCCCCGCGCCATGATGACGTTCGTCTTCGGGATCACCGAGGCCACGGGCGTGACGTACACCGGGCGGATGCGTTCACCGGCCACGCGGTCGACCCATTTGTAGGTGACCATCGGGGCAGAATTGAGAGGGACGCCTTCATAGGATAGACTCAACCGAGGAAAGCGTTGAGCATTCCATGTGGGGTTGCCGATTCGGGCATTATCATTGACCACGTGCAGCCCTCCGTGGGTGTTGTCAAGCCAATACGGGGATGTCACACTGCCTAATCGACAAGTGAGCGACTCCGACCATTGTTGATCGAAAAACGAGGGCACCTCATTCTTCCAACCATCACAATCGAAGCCTACTTCATACACGGCTGCTTTTCCTGGGCTGCGATTGATGACGCTCAGAGTGGTGGCGACGGAGTCACTGACAGAAACGTAAGGGCTAGCCGATAACGCTTCCGTTACGATACCGGTACAGGCTAAAGCAAGCGTGTTCAAGTCATTCAGCTTGTACCCGAATGGGCTATCGTGCACGACGCAATTGTGCATCGATTCATTGATCTTTTCGAGCTTCTGAATCGATCCGTATGGTCGAGCCGGTTGAAATGAACTAATGGTTTCTTGGATCGCATTAGTGATCGCACTCCCTCCTTTCACCCGTCCCCACGTCATGTCGATTCCCTCGAAGATGTCCGTCGTCTTGGGCCGGTCGCCTTTCACGAGCTTCAGGTACTCCAGCATCTCCCCCCGCGTTTCCGCCGCACCGAAGCCCTGGCTCTTGTGCATGCTGCGGCTGCGTCCGGCGATCTCGGTGTAGCTCAGGCCCAGCAGCGGGTCGTAGCCGCCCACGTCCACGGTGAACCAGTCGGGGTCGTTCTTCGCGATCTCGGCCAGGTCCTTCTTCCACCACGTGCTGCCGTTGAAGAAGAGGCGGCGCGGTTGCCACACCTCCAGCCCTTGCTCCAACTGCTCCGGAAAGGCCTTGGGGTCGCCGGCCAGGTCGAAGGCCTCCTCGGCGAGGATGGCGCTGGCCTCGTGGTGGCCGTGCCCCGCACTGCGGTCGGGCGCGAAACGGGTGATGATGATGTCCGGCCGGAACATCCGGATCACGCGGACCACATCGCTCAGCACTTCCTGCTTGCCCCACTTCTCGAAGCTCTCGGCGGCGTTCTTGGAAAAGCCGAAGTCCACCGCGCGGGTGAAGAACTGCTCACCGCCATCGATGCGCCGCGCCTCTAGCAGCTCCTGCGTGCGGATGATGCCCAGCGCATCGCCCAGCTCGGGACCGATGAGGTTCTGTCCGCCATCGCCGCGTGTGAGGCTGAGGTTGCCGGTGCGCACCTTCTTGCCGTTGGCGAGCCAGGCGATCAGGCGGGTGTTCTCGTCATCGGGATGCGCCACGATGTAGAGCACGCTGCCCAGCACGTTGAGCTTCTGCATGCGATGCAGGATCTCGGCGGCATGGGGTTGTGCGGGGGGGCGTTGTGCTGAAAGCTGAAAGTTGAAAGCTGAAACTTGAAAGAGGGCGACCGCGATCAGGCGCAGTGCCCGTGACGAGCTGAGGTGCATGGCCCCGAAGGTATCCCTAGCGCTCGCGCGGCGTGTAGATCACCGGGTCGGCCGCCGGGTCCACAGGCGCGTAGTGCGCCTCCAGCCATTGCACCACGGGCCCTAAGTAGGTGGCCGTGCTATCGCGGTGGAAGACCACCGCCAGCGCAGGCGGGTCCTGCTGCAGCTGGCTGACCATCTGTGCCAGCTCAGCATTCGTGCGGTCCCCGGGCCAGTGGTAGCCCCACTGGGTGGGGTTGCGCCGTTGGCTGAGCACGTAATAGGCGGGCTGGTAGGGGAGCACGAGGACGGCCTCGGTGGGCCCGGTGCGCTCTTGGATGGTCCGTACCGTGGCGTCGATGACATCGGCTTCCGAAGCCCGTTCCAGCAGCCCGGCGCGCTCCGCCCGGAGGGGTTGCAGGTCCCGCTCCAAGGGCGGCAGCAGCATGTGCCACGCCACGATCGCCAGGGCGGCGAAGCAGGCAGCCGACCCCGCGGCGATCAGCGATCGGCCCTTCGCATGGCGCTCGCCCTCTAGCCCCAGGGCGCGCATCGCATAGCCCGGCAACCAGGCCAGGAGCACCAGTGTCGGATGGAGGGTGATCACGAGGTGGGGGAGGTCGGACCGCACCAGCACCTGCGCATACATGAGCATGGACCATGCCGCGAGGAACAGGCCAAGGGCCTCGCCCTCGCCATACCCTTTGCGGCGTGCGCGCCAGACCACGAGACCCAGCGTGGCGGATACCGCCAGCGGCGTGATGCGGAAGACCACGAAGGCCAGCAGGCTCCCGGCGGGCCCTTCCTGGCCGAGGGAGGGCATGGGGATGGCGCTGGTGGCGCTGTAGCGGGTGAGGGGGAAGAGCACCAGCTGGTCCCACATGGCGGGCAGCGCCCCCTGCGTCCAGAAGAAGAGCAGCGCGGGAAGGGCGACCGCTGTAGTGCCGAGAAGCCAGTTGCCCAGCCGGAACCTCGGCCCGGGCGCCAGCTTTGAGGCGGGGACGAAGCGGAGGGCGATGGCGAGCGCGGCGATGGAGAGGGCCATGTAGAAGCCTTGGTCATGGCGCACCAGCATGCTCAGCGCGGCTACGGCGCCGGAGGCGAAGGCCAGGACGCCATGCACGGCGCGCAGGCTGCGGACGGCCAGCCACACGCTCAGCAGGCTCAGCATCAGCCCCTGCCAGATCGCCAGCGGTGCGAAATGCATGTGCGGCAGGCCCACGAGCACGGCTACCGCCGCGGCCCCGAACGCCCATGGCGCCCCAGCGAAGCGGCGCGCGATGGCATAGGTGAGCAGCACCATGGCCGCGTGGATGAGCACCCCGGCGACCCTGAGCTTGAGGAAAGAGAGCCCCGCGACGGCGCTCCAGCCCGCCATGAGCATCGCGGAGAGCGGCCCCTGCAGGGAGTAGAAGTCGCGGTGGGGCAGCTGGCCGTGCAGCACACGCTCGGCGCAATGCGCCATGAAGCCTTCATCACCCAGGTCGAGGGTCTGGCGCACGATCGGAAGGGCCACGACCGCCACGAGCGCCAGGAGAACGAGCGGCGCCCAGCGGGCCAGGCGCGGTGGCTGCGATCCGCCGGTCGGACGGGCTCCGCCCAGCCCTTCTGCGGGGAGCGATGCTGTACGGGACTTCGGGCGTGCGGTTTCCACGGCGAAAAGGACCGTGAAACTAGGGAAACGAGCCGTACGGCGGAAGCCCCCCAGGTCAGACCGCCTGGTCCTGCAGGGCCCGGGCGATCGGTTCCTTGTAGCTGCGGCCGCTCACGATGCGGTCGCCCGTCTCCATGGAGAAGATGAACTCGTTGTTCCCGCTGTACCGGGCGGCGCGGACGTGGGCCCGGTTCA
Protein-coding regions in this window:
- a CDS encoding sodium:solute symporter; the encoded protein is MHWLDWTILLGTLGFIVGYGVWRTRRETGSESYLRGGGDERWWAVGLSVMATQASAITFLSTPGQGYLDGLGFVQFYFGLPLAMLVINRVFIPLYYKWKVYTAYEFIGKRFDARTRLLTAGLFLIQRGLAAGITIYAPSIILSKVLHWPLSWTCVFIGTLVILYTTTGGAKAVGVTHKQQMAVIFGGLFVAFGLVVWYLREHIGFVESLQLASALGKTDVIDTSFDPSNKYTLWSGLIGGFFLQLAYFGTDQSQVQRYLSGQNVQQAQRGLWMNALLKVPMQFFILLTGVLVFVFYLFNAAPVHWNSANVEAMRSDISTSLNAGDQMIRRSDDGNATPDRNTRSVDPMGRPTEVQAQHATNAAEISIAANEWVTAHRAGEPTDNEQLSTALAEDKRLREAYRAEVKATLPTAEANDKDYIFITFIMDHMPIGIIGLLLAMIFSAGMSSTSAELSALATTSVVDVVKKERTDGEQVRATKWATVLFGLLALAFAALFSLFENLIQAVNIIGSLFYGTILGIFLVAFFLKRVGGTAVFIAALVAQAVILTIHFSEIQIAFLWYNLIAPAIVVVLAVVLEALLGRRSSQP
- a CDS encoding PIG-L family deacetylase; this encodes MHLSSSRALRLIAVALFQVSAFNFQLSAQRPPAQPHAAEILHRMQKLNVLGSVLYIVAHPDDENTRLIAWLANGKKVRTGNLSLTRGDGGQNLIGPELGDALGIIRTQELLEARRIDGGEQFFTRAVDFGFSKNAAESFEKWGKQEVLSDVVRVIRMFRPDIIITRFAPDRSAGHGHHEASAILAEEAFDLAGDPKAFPEQLEQGLEVWQPRRLFFNGSTWWKKDLAEIAKNDPDWFTVDVGGYDPLLGLSYTEIAGRSRSMHKSQGFGAAETRGEMLEYLKLVKGDRPKTTDIFEGIDMTWGRVKGGSAITNAIQETISSFQPARPYGSIQKLEKINESMHNCVVHDSPFGYKLNDLNTLALACTGIVTEALSASPYVSVSDSVATTLSVINRSPGKAAVYEVGFDCDGWKNEVPSFFDQQWSESLTCRLGSVTSPYWLDNTHGGLHVVNDNARIGNPTWNAQRFPRLSLSYEGVPLNSAPMVTYKWVDRVAGERIRPVYVTPVASVIPKTNVIMARGSGETTAAAEIVVEVEALTDSLFGQLNIALPGSWTTTKDLKVVNIPKRGDRQSFSFKLFHEDHWTNEEEVSIARFEFVGPKGRADRTLHEIDYPHIMPQVYYTPAEVKVLRQDASTTAKRVGYVKGAGDEVPQALEQLGVVVEYIEPSTAKLEELKKYDAIVTGIRAYNATKGMKELHPLLLQYVEQGGTLVVQYNTTPRFAVSGVEDFQIDPSTLGPHPFKITRDRVTVEEAPPTFLDPKHPLLTTPNAITAADFEGWVQERGLYFAGEFGTNYTPLIAWNDPGEQPLTGGLITCDHGKGRFIYTGISFFRQLPAGVPGAYRFFANLISPRSTNAK